A single genomic interval of Lacrimispora sphenoides JCM 1415 harbors:
- a CDS encoding D-ribose ABC transporter substrate-binding protein: MKKFKKVAALVTVMALGASALVGCSVGGGEKKEGGSSAGSAQTVGFSVSTLNNPFFVTLSDGAKNAAKEKGIQLTVVDAGDDSAKQISDIEDLISKNIKVLIVNPVDSDAVASAVESATKKGIKVIAVDRAVNGAEVECQIASDNVAGARMAAEYLKELVGDGAKVAELEGVPGASAAIDRGQGFHEVADKDLKVVSSQTANFNRAEGLSVMENILQADGDIKGVFAHNDEMALGAVEAIASTGKDIKVVGFDATDDARKAVEDGTMAATVAQQPDLMGKTAVETAISIMEGKSVEKSIPVEVTLIKK; encoded by the coding sequence ATGAAAAAATTTAAAAAAGTGGCAGCATTGGTAACTGTTATGGCCTTAGGGGCAAGTGCGTTAGTTGGATGCAGCGTGGGCGGCGGTGAGAAGAAAGAAGGAGGCAGTTCTGCAGGCAGCGCCCAGACGGTCGGATTTTCTGTTTCAACGCTTAATAATCCATTTTTCGTGACGTTATCAGACGGAGCAAAAAATGCTGCGAAAGAGAAAGGAATCCAGCTTACAGTGGTAGACGCAGGTGATGACAGCGCAAAGCAGATCAGCGATATTGAAGATTTAATATCAAAAAATATCAAGGTACTGATTGTCAATCCGGTGGATTCCGATGCGGTAGCATCAGCTGTCGAATCAGCCACAAAGAAGGGAATTAAAGTCATCGCGGTTGACCGTGCGGTTAATGGAGCCGAGGTAGAGTGCCAGATTGCCTCTGATAATGTGGCCGGTGCAAGAATGGCGGCAGAATATTTAAAAGAGCTGGTTGGCGATGGAGCTAAAGTTGCTGAACTGGAAGGCGTGCCGGGAGCATCTGCTGCCATAGACCGCGGACAGGGATTCCATGAAGTGGCAGACAAGGATTTAAAAGTGGTTTCCAGCCAGACAGCCAATTTTAATAGAGCGGAAGGCTTATCTGTTATGGAAAATATCCTTCAGGCTGATGGTGATATAAAAGGAGTGTTTGCACACAATGATGAGATGGCATTAGGCGCTGTTGAAGCAATTGCATCAACCGGAAAAGATATCAAGGTAGTTGGCTTTGACGCTACGGATGATGCCAGAAAAGCGGTGGAAGACGGTACAATGGCAGCGACAGTCGCACAGCAGCCGGATCTGATGGGTAAAACAGCTGTTGAAACTGCTATTTCAATCATGGAAGGAAAAAGTGTTGAGAAGTCCATACCGGTGGAAGTAACACTGATCAAGAAATAA
- the ispE gene encoding 4-(cytidine 5'-diphospho)-2-C-methyl-D-erythritol kinase — translation MIRHLGLKAYGKVNLGLDVLRKREDGYHEVRMIMQTVGLYDKIDIYLKETPGIEVVTNLYYLPVNENNLVYKAARLLMEEFHIIHGIRIHLNKFIPVSAGMAGGSSDAATVLFGVNKMFQLGLTREELMERGVKIGADVPYCLMRGTALSEGIGEILTPLPDMPQCQVLIAKPGVSVSTKFVYEHLDLPVLRKEDHPDIDGMIEAIGNRNIYQVSERLGNVLETVTIPEYPVIAQIKDKMKELGAVNALMSGSGPTVFGIFTSPRAAERAYEELRYGEAKSLAKQVYLTNFYNTREVTNEQ, via the coding sequence ATGATAAGACATCTGGGATTAAAAGCATATGGTAAGGTTAATCTGGGACTTGATGTTTTAAGAAAACGAGAAGACGGATACCATGAGGTACGAATGATCATGCAGACCGTAGGCCTTTATGATAAGATTGATATTTACTTAAAAGAGACCCCGGGAATTGAGGTAGTGACAAATCTCTATTATCTTCCAGTGAATGAAAACAACCTGGTTTATAAAGCAGCCAGGCTTTTGATGGAGGAGTTTCATATTATTCACGGAATCCGCATTCATTTAAATAAATTCATACCGGTTTCTGCAGGCATGGCCGGCGGCAGCAGCGATGCGGCAACGGTACTGTTCGGAGTGAACAAGATGTTCCAGCTGGGTCTGACAAGAGAAGAATTGATGGAACGGGGGGTGAAGATCGGAGCAGACGTTCCCTATTGTTTGATGAGAGGAACCGCACTGAGTGAAGGAATCGGGGAAATTTTAACGCCTCTTCCCGATATGCCCCAGTGTCAGGTGCTCATAGCAAAGCCTGGGGTCAGCGTATCCACGAAGTTCGTTTATGAGCATCTGGATTTGCCCGTCTTACGAAAAGAAGACCATCCGGATATTGATGGCATGATCGAAGCCATTGGGAACCGCAACATATACCAGGTGTCGGAACGCCTGGGAAATGTGCTTGAAACAGTTACGATTCCGGAATATCCGGTGATTGCACAGATTAAAGACAAAATGAAAGAATTGGGAGCTGTGAACGCCTTGATGAGCGGAAGCGGCCCTACGGTTTTTGGCATATTCACAAGCCCCAGAGCCGCAGAAAGGGCTTATGAGGAATTGAGGTACGGCGAGGCCAAGAGCCTTGCAAAGCAGGTTTATCTAACGAATTTTTACAATACCAGGGAGGTTACAAATGAGCAATGA
- a CDS encoding GntR family transcriptional regulator, whose translation MSNDLKVNMNEYLPLRDVVFNTLRQAILKGELAPGERLMEIQLAERLGVSRTPIREAIRKLELEGLVLMIPRKGAEVAKISEKSLRDVLEVRRSLEELAIELACQRMTPEAVEELEKKQEEFKEAVEQGNPMEIAETDEAYHDVIYKGTCNDRLVQMINNLREQMYRYRLEYIKDEDKRQILLLEHDNILKAVRQRKVQEAKEAMREHIDNQEITVSKNIKEQE comes from the coding sequence ATGAGCAATGATTTAAAGGTTAATATGAATGAATATCTGCCCCTTCGGGATGTAGTCTTTAACACGCTGCGTCAGGCGATTTTAAAAGGGGAACTGGCACCGGGAGAGCGCCTTATGGAGATCCAGCTTGCGGAACGTCTTGGAGTCAGCCGTACGCCTATCCGGGAAGCCATCCGGAAACTGGAACTGGAAGGGCTTGTACTAATGATACCCAGAAAGGGAGCCGAGGTTGCTAAGATTTCGGAGAAAAGCTTAAGGGACGTATTGGAGGTCCGCAGATCCTTAGAGGAACTGGCGATTGAACTGGCCTGCCAGCGTATGACCCCGGAGGCCGTAGAGGAGCTTGAAAAAAAGCAGGAAGAATTTAAAGAGGCCGTGGAACAAGGAAATCCCATGGAGATTGCAGAGACGGATGAAGCTTATCATGATGTGATTTATAAAGGCACATGCAATGACAGGCTGGTGCAGATGATCAACAATTTAAGAGAGCAGATGTACCGTTACCGTTTGGAATACATTAAGGATGAGGATAAACGCCAGATTCTTTTGCTGGAACATGACAACATATTGAAGGCGGTCAGACAGCGGAAGGTTCAGGAAGCAAAAGAAGCAATGCGGGAGCATATTGATAACCAGGAGATCACCGTATCAAAGAATATCAAGGAACAGGAATAA
- a CDS encoding TetR/AcrR family transcriptional regulator: MPTERFYNLPAGKKKTICDAAVEEFTRVPFEKASINKIIQAAGISRGSFYTYFEDKRDVLGYIFEDATENFQNSWVRCAEKNNGDLWKIAETFLHYGLANAKENVLQLIKNIAVSETMFGVTHQLCEENSKSQQELQETMYRVIDTSNFKDQSIEFFGKLVSMIFLELAHCMGWYYHHREDEEKIKKIFLEKLEILQYGVCRHQL; this comes from the coding sequence TTGCCAACGGAACGGTTTTATAATCTTCCGGCAGGAAAAAAGAAAACCATCTGCGATGCAGCGGTGGAAGAATTTACAAGGGTGCCGTTTGAAAAGGCTTCTATTAATAAGATAATCCAGGCTGCAGGAATATCAAGAGGTAGCTTTTATACTTATTTTGAAGACAAACGTGATGTTCTTGGATATATTTTTGAAGATGCTACTGAAAATTTTCAGAATAGCTGGGTGAGATGCGCTGAAAAAAATAATGGTGATCTTTGGAAGATCGCAGAAACTTTTTTGCATTACGGCCTGGCCAATGCAAAGGAAAATGTACTGCAGCTGATTAAGAACATCGCCGTCAGCGAAACAATGTTTGGTGTGACCCATCAGCTTTGCGAAGAAAACTCCAAAAGCCAGCAAGAGCTGCAGGAGACGATGTACCGTGTCATCGATACCTCTAATTTTAAAGATCAGAGTATAGAATTCTTTGGGAAACTGGTATCCATGATTTTCCTGGAACTAGCTCATTGTATGGGCTGGTACTACCATCATCGGGAAGATGAAGAAAAAATTAAGAAAATTTTTCTGGAAAAATTAGAAATTCTGCAATATGGAGTTTGTAGACATCAATTATAA
- a CDS encoding efflux RND transporter periplasmic adaptor subunit, producing the protein MTKKKVFIIAGAIVIIAALAGLIIPKVLGGNKEEFVADVPPVVTVENPQIRSIELTSDLIGTIEPSSIVHITPLGAGEVTAVNVQTGDMVTAGQLLCVIDTKQVESSRIMVETARITYEDARKNLDRMTILYTAGDVAEADYQSLKDNVEMARLQYENAKIAYNIQMESSQVTAPIGGKVESLNISVHDMVSPQSVLCVISGEGGKAVTFYASERIVSGLKAGDSINVEKNGTGYEAAITEVNTMVDEASGLFKVKASIPEGDRLATGTSVKLTVISQKVADVLTVPVESVYYEGGDPFIYTYADGALKRNAVTVGLADVDYAEIQAGISAEDQVITTWTSELYDGSKVTLADASGEETQAADGASEAEEAGAETSGSKQ; encoded by the coding sequence ATGACAAAGAAAAAAGTCTTTATTATTGCAGGTGCAATCGTTATTATTGCAGCCCTGGCGGGATTAATCATTCCCAAGGTGTTAGGAGGAAATAAGGAGGAGTTTGTGGCCGATGTCCCTCCTGTTGTAACTGTGGAGAATCCCCAGATCCGTTCCATAGAGCTGACCAGTGATCTGATCGGTACCATAGAGCCTTCCAGTATCGTCCATATCACGCCTCTAGGGGCAGGAGAAGTCACTGCTGTAAATGTTCAGACAGGTGACATGGTTACGGCCGGCCAGCTGCTTTGTGTCATTGATACGAAACAGGTAGAGAGTTCCAGAATCATGGTGGAAACGGCCAGGATTACATACGAAGATGCAAGAAAGAATTTAGACCGGATGACGATTCTTTATACAGCAGGTGATGTGGCGGAGGCCGATTACCAGTCACTTAAGGATAATGTGGAGATGGCAAGGCTTCAATATGAGAATGCCAAAATCGCATACAATATCCAGATGGAAAGCAGCCAGGTGACGGCTCCCATTGGAGGCAAGGTAGAAAGCCTTAACATCAGCGTTCACGATATGGTTTCACCTCAGTCCGTACTCTGTGTTATATCAGGAGAAGGGGGAAAAGCGGTGACCTTTTATGCTTCCGAGCGCATTGTAAGCGGGTTAAAGGCCGGAGACAGCATTAATGTGGAGAAGAATGGAACCGGTTATGAGGCGGCTATAACCGAAGTGAACACCATGGTGGATGAAGCAAGCGGATTATTCAAGGTGAAGGCATCAATTCCGGAGGGAGATCGGCTTGCTACAGGAACATCGGTAAAGCTTACCGTGATTTCCCAGAAGGTGGCAGATGTGCTTACGGTTCCTGTGGAAAGTGTTTATTATGAAGGAGGAGATCCCTTTATTTATACATATGCCGATGGAGCCCTTAAAAGGAATGCAGTGACCGTAGGACTGGCAGACGTGGATTATGCGGAAATTCAGGCTGGTATCTCAGCTGAGGATCAGGTGATCACCACATGGACCAGCGAATTGTATGATGGTTCAAAAGTCACCCTTGCAGATGCGTCAGGAGAAGAAACCCAGGCAGCAGACGGCGCTTCGGAAGCAGAAGAAGCAGGGGCGGAAACTTCCGGTTCCAAGCAGTAA